In a genomic window of Flavobacterium lipolyticum:
- a CDS encoding S9 family peptidase yields the protein MNTGKITVIFLFLVATIFGQQKITVENIYSGAFRAKGMDELQSLKNTDQYTVLNVDQASRSMQIDLYDFATLKKVANLIDTKNHAALAEGIDSYTFDASEKKILIACNSKQIFRHSFTADYFLYDITTRTLSKLFDFQIQEPTFSPDGTKIAYAKENNLYVYDLASKKSTAVTTDGKKNAVINGITDWVYEEEFSFVRAFDWSKDSKKLAYIRFDESAVPEFSMSIFQKDLYPTIETFKYPKAGEKNSIVSLHIYDAVSNAGKKVDLGNYNDFYIARLQWTNDNNVLSAQVLNRHQDNLDLLFVDGTTAATKVVLNEKDKAYVDVTDNLTFLKDNSFIWTSEKDGFNHIYLYDKNGKLKNQVTKGNWEVVSYYGFDEKNKTIFYQSTENGSINRDIYRIALDGKNKIRLSKNTGTSAATFSPNFQFFINTFSSSTQPTTYTLNEAKTGKEIQVIENNQALSAKLTAYNLPTKEFFVLKTAKGNELNAWILKPKDFDPSKKYPVFMYQYSGPGSQQVNNDWNNSDDYWFASLTQQGYIVACVDGRGTGFKGADFKKVTQKELGKYEVEDQIDAAKVIGAYPYVDASRIGIFGWSYGGFMASNCIFQGNDVFKMAIAVAPVTNWRFYDSVYTERYMQTPQENASGYDQNSPINHVDKLKGKFLLIHGSADDNVHVQNSMQMMEALIQANKQFDSQIYPDKNHGIYGGKTRIQLYNKMTNFIKENL from the coding sequence ATGAATACAGGTAAAATTACTGTTATATTTTTATTTTTAGTGGCCACTATTTTTGGTCAGCAAAAAATTACTGTCGAGAATATTTATAGCGGAGCATTTCGGGCAAAAGGAATGGATGAACTGCAATCGTTAAAAAATACAGACCAATATACGGTACTAAATGTAGATCAGGCCAGCCGAAGCATGCAGATTGATTTGTACGATTTTGCAACACTAAAAAAAGTAGCCAATTTAATCGATACAAAGAATCATGCAGCTCTTGCTGAAGGAATTGACAGTTATACTTTTGATGCCTCAGAGAAAAAGATTTTAATTGCCTGTAATAGCAAACAAATTTTCCGTCACTCGTTTACAGCAGATTACTTCTTATACGATATCACCACAAGAACGTTGAGTAAATTATTTGATTTTCAGATTCAGGAGCCAACTTTCTCTCCCGACGGAACTAAAATCGCATATGCAAAAGAGAATAACTTATATGTGTATGATTTGGCTTCGAAAAAATCAACGGCTGTTACTACTGATGGAAAGAAAAATGCTGTCATCAATGGTATCACGGACTGGGTTTATGAAGAAGAGTTCTCCTTTGTTCGTGCTTTTGACTGGAGTAAAGACAGTAAAAAATTAGCTTACATCCGTTTTGATGAAAGCGCTGTTCCGGAATTCTCGATGTCAATCTTTCAAAAAGATTTGTATCCAACGATTGAAACGTTTAAGTATCCTAAGGCAGGAGAAAAAAACTCAATAGTATCTTTACACATTTATGATGCGGTGAGTAATGCCGGTAAAAAAGTTGATTTAGGAAACTATAATGACTTTTATATTGCAAGATTACAATGGACAAATGATAACAATGTATTATCTGCTCAGGTTTTAAACCGTCATCAGGACAATCTGGATTTACTGTTTGTGGATGGAACTACCGCTGCAACAAAAGTGGTTTTGAATGAAAAAGACAAAGCTTATGTGGATGTTACCGACAATTTGACCTTCTTAAAAGACAATAGCTTTATCTGGACAAGCGAAAAAGACGGGTTTAATCATATTTACTTATATGATAAAAACGGAAAACTTAAAAATCAGGTTACAAAAGGAAACTGGGAAGTAGTGTCTTACTACGGTTTCGATGAAAAAAATAAAACAATTTTCTATCAGTCTACAGAAAATGGTTCAATCAACAGAGATATTTATCGTATTGCTTTAGACGGAAAGAATAAAATTCGTTTGTCTAAAAATACTGGAACAAGTGCGGCAACTTTTAGTCCAAACTTTCAGTTTTTTATCAATACTTTCTCAAGCAGTACTCAGCCTACCACTTATACTTTGAATGAGGCGAAAACAGGAAAAGAAATCCAGGTTATCGAAAACAATCAGGCGCTTTCTGCTAAATTAACAGCTTACAATTTACCGACAAAAGAATTTTTTGTTTTAAAAACAGCTAAAGGCAATGAGCTTAATGCGTGGATTTTAAAGCCTAAAGACTTTGATCCTTCAAAAAAATATCCGGTTTTCATGTACCAGTATTCTGGGCCTGGTTCTCAGCAGGTAAACAACGATTGGAACAATTCAGACGACTATTGGTTTGCATCCCTAACACAGCAAGGTTATATTGTGGCTTGTGTTGACGGTAGAGGAACCGGTTTTAAAGGGGCAGATTTCAAAAAAGTTACTCAAAAAGAATTAGGAAAATACGAAGTAGAAGATCAGATTGACGCCGCAAAAGTAATTGGAGCATATCCGTATGTGGATGCTTCAAGAATTGGAATCTTCGGTTGGAGTTATGGCGGATTTATGGCTTCAAACTGTATCTTCCAGGGTAATGATGTTTTTAAAATGGCAATTGCAGTTGCTCCGGTAACCAACTGGCGTTTTTATGACAGCGTTTACACGGAAAGATACATGCAGACTCCGCAGGAAAATGCAAGCGGGTACGATCAGAACTCTCCAATAAATCACGTTGACAAACTAAAAGGGAAGTTTTTACTAATTCACGGATCAGCAGATGATAATGTACACGTACAAAATTCAATGCAAATGATGGAAGCATTGATTCAGGCCAATAAACAATTTGATTCTCAAATTTATCCGGACAAAAATCATGGTATTTACGGAGGAAAGACCAGAATTCAGCTTTACAACAAAATGACTAACTTCATCAAAGAAAATTTATAA
- a CDS encoding thioredoxin family protein has protein sequence MNRKLLILLLFLGSFGLHSQNLIWKTDMNDAIMASDSQKRPLLIFFTAAGVSQRFQSEIFVTPDFAVWSRDNVILVKLDMSDTEASDMVKEQNVKLKNALGIQELPQVCLLMASVRKGKTTFNNLGLVPYKQGGAKAWIADANLILNP, from the coding sequence ATGAACCGAAAACTACTTATTTTATTACTTTTTTTAGGTTCGTTTGGCCTGCATTCGCAAAATTTGATTTGGAAGACAGATATGAATGATGCTATAATGGCGAGTGATTCACAAAAACGGCCCTTATTAATTTTTTTCACTGCTGCCGGAGTTTCGCAGAGATTCCAGAGTGAAATTTTTGTTACACCTGATTTTGCAGTATGGTCACGTGATAATGTCATTTTGGTAAAACTGGATATGTCAGATACAGAAGCATCTGACATGGTAAAAGAGCAAAATGTCAAGTTAAAAAACGCTTTAGGTATTCAGGAACTTCCGCAAGTATGTCTTTTAATGGCTTCTGTTCGAAAAGGCAAAACTACTTTTAATAACTTAGGATTGGTTCCGTACAAACAAGGCGGGGCGAAAGCCTGGATTGCAGATGCAAATTTAATTTTGAATCCGTAA
- a CDS encoding peptide MFS transporter, whose translation MEQKITLEEIQNFKGNYPKQLWYLFFVEMWERFCFYGMRGVLVIFMVDQLFLKEDHASEQYGAIQAFVYAFTFIGGIFADKVLGFKKSLFFGGIVMILGNLLIAIAPHDFFYYGIAFSIIGTGFFKPNVSSMVGELYREDDGRRDAGYGMFYAGINVGGLFGGALCVYLGKFYSWQLCFLSAAIVMFLGLITFLFTKKYLGPIGDSPLLNLTPQKRRIREIAVYAVSILSLPFIFIMVKNTKYTDYFMYTIGTVAVLYFAYELFKLGDSKLQKKLFAAFLFVFFYFLFNSIYEQSGGSLSLFAKDNLNNKLLFFTIDPNVVNNSSNTFFVVVLSPLIGLLWIWLGKRKIEPNTLIKFGIGFLFLAASFYIFYLTKFFADVNGIASLNVFTFAYLITTIGELCLGPIGMSIITKLSPKRLFGMMMGLWFLASAFGQLAAGKLGAEISRSNTGDTLISKLQSYTEGYYQLAIYSLVAGLILLAISPIIRKLMQEVK comes from the coding sequence ATGGAGCAAAAAATCACTTTAGAAGAAATTCAAAATTTTAAAGGCAATTATCCGAAACAATTATGGTATTTGTTTTTTGTCGAAATGTGGGAGCGTTTTTGCTTTTACGGAATGCGTGGGGTTTTGGTTATTTTTATGGTCGATCAGCTTTTCTTGAAAGAAGATCATGCCAGCGAGCAATATGGTGCTATTCAGGCTTTTGTATATGCCTTTACTTTCATTGGAGGGATTTTTGCCGATAAAGTATTAGGATTTAAAAAATCGTTGTTTTTTGGAGGAATCGTCATGATTCTGGGGAACCTTTTGATTGCTATTGCGCCTCATGATTTCTTTTATTACGGAATTGCTTTTTCTATTATTGGGACAGGTTTTTTTAAGCCCAATGTCTCTTCAATGGTCGGAGAATTGTATCGTGAAGATGATGGTCGAAGAGATGCAGGTTATGGGATGTTTTATGCCGGTATAAATGTTGGCGGACTTTTTGGTGGTGCTTTGTGTGTGTATTTAGGGAAGTTTTATTCTTGGCAATTGTGCTTTTTATCCGCTGCAATTGTAATGTTTTTAGGGTTGATCACCTTTTTATTTACTAAAAAATATTTAGGACCAATTGGTGATTCTCCGTTATTGAATTTAACACCGCAAAAGAGACGAATTCGTGAGATAGCCGTATATGCTGTGTCTATTTTGAGTTTGCCTTTTATTTTTATAATGGTTAAGAATACGAAGTATACGGATTATTTTATGTATACTATTGGTACAGTTGCTGTTTTGTACTTTGCTTATGAATTGTTTAAACTGGGAGATTCTAAATTGCAAAAGAAGCTTTTTGCTGCTTTTCTGTTTGTATTTTTCTATTTCCTGTTCAATTCTATTTACGAACAAAGTGGTGGATCGTTATCGCTTTTTGCAAAAGATAATTTGAATAACAAATTGTTGTTTTTTACAATTGATCCCAACGTTGTGAACAACAGTTCGAATACTTTTTTTGTAGTAGTTTTAAGCCCGCTTATTGGTTTGTTGTGGATATGGTTAGGGAAACGGAAAATTGAACCGAATACTTTAATTAAATTCGGAATTGGGTTTTTATTCCTGGCAGCTTCTTTTTACATCTTCTATCTGACCAAATTCTTTGCTGATGTTAACGGAATTGCTTCATTGAATGTCTTTACGTTTGCTTATCTGATAACCACTATCGGAGAGCTTTGTTTAGGACCAATCGGAATGTCAATCATTACCAAATTATCTCCAAAAAGATTATTCGGAATGATGATGGGGTTGTGGTTCCTGGCAAGTGCTTTTGGACAGTTGGCTGCGGGTAAACTGGGAGCCGAGATTTCCAGATCAAATACCGGCGACACCTTGATTTCTAAATTGCAATCGTATACAGAAGGTTACTATCAACTAGCTATTTATTCGCTAGTTGCGGGCTTGATATTATTAGCAATTTCGCCAATTATTAGAAAATTAATGCAAGAAGTAAAATAG
- a CDS encoding thioredoxin family protein, whose product MKKIFLITLFLAGAFVTQAQELKWYTDVKEAITVSNKEKKPLLMFFTGSDWCGWCIRLQNEVLKTAEFKKWATENVVLVELDYPRRTPQTPELKNQNNELQQAFGIQGFPTIYFTSAESKDGKVNFKGLGQTGYVAGGPTAWLTVAEGIVHPKKS is encoded by the coding sequence ATGAAAAAAATATTTTTAATAACGCTTTTTTTAGCGGGAGCATTTGTAACGCAGGCACAAGAGTTAAAATGGTATACGGATGTTAAAGAAGCGATCACTGTTAGTAATAAAGAGAAAAAACCTCTGTTAATGTTTTTTACCGGAAGTGACTGGTGTGGGTGGTGTATTCGTTTGCAGAATGAGGTTTTAAAAACGGCTGAATTCAAAAAATGGGCTACCGAAAATGTGGTGTTGGTTGAGCTTGATTATCCAAGAAGAACACCTCAGACACCGGAGCTTAAAAATCAGAATAATGAATTACAGCAGGCATTTGGAATTCAGGGATTCCCGACTATTTATTTCACAAGCGCTGAGTCAAAAGACGGGAAAGTGAATTTTAAAGGATTGGGGCAGACAGGATATGTTGCCGGTGGTCCGACCGCCTGGTTAACAGTTGCTGAGGGAATTGTACATCCTAAAAAATCGTAA
- a CDS encoding GYDIA family GHMP kinase, whose translation MKTTFYSNGKLLISGEYLVLDGADAFALPTKFGQNLVVENGTNQEIIWKSYDFDGQLWFENSIPFSEIIDNPKTEIETVKTTLIQILHEAYLLNPDFLKDTDGYKISTHLTFPKNWGLGTSSTLLNNVAQWTRVNAFTLLKNSFGGSGYDIACAQNDTPILYQIDNNAVKPISFNPDFTDKIHFVYLNKKQNSKAAIKAYYNNKNQNLAQNIAENNKITSALINAKTAKEFALAAEKHEVHLSDILEMQTVKEAAFPDFNGVVKSLGAWGGDFVMTISKEDPRSYFTSKGYETILTYEEMILQK comes from the coding sequence ATGAAAACAACTTTTTACAGTAACGGAAAATTGCTTATTTCCGGAGAATACCTTGTTTTAGACGGAGCTGACGCTTTTGCCTTACCTACCAAATTTGGCCAGAATCTGGTGGTTGAAAATGGCACTAACCAGGAAATCATCTGGAAAAGCTACGATTTTGACGGACAGCTATGGTTTGAGAATTCGATTCCTTTTTCAGAGATCATCGACAATCCAAAGACAGAAATCGAGACTGTAAAAACGACTTTGATTCAAATTCTTCATGAAGCTTATCTTCTGAACCCAGATTTCCTAAAAGATACTGACGGTTACAAGATCAGCACACATCTTACATTTCCTAAAAACTGGGGATTAGGTACTTCGTCAACTTTATTAAACAATGTTGCACAATGGACCAGAGTCAATGCCTTTACTTTATTAAAAAACAGCTTTGGTGGCAGTGGTTATGACATTGCCTGTGCACAAAATGACACGCCAATACTCTATCAAATTGACAATAATGCTGTAAAACCGATCTCTTTTAACCCGGATTTTACAGATAAAATTCATTTTGTGTATCTCAATAAAAAACAGAATAGTAAAGCAGCCATAAAAGCCTATTACAACAATAAAAATCAGAATTTAGCGCAAAATATAGCCGAAAACAACAAAATTACCTCCGCTCTTATCAACGCTAAAACAGCAAAAGAATTTGCTCTTGCCGCTGAAAAACACGAGGTTCATTTGAGTGATATTCTAGAAATGCAAACCGTCAAAGAAGCCGCTTTTCCGGATTTCAATGGAGTTGTAAAAAGCCTTGGTGCCTGGGGTGGAGATTTTGTGATGACAATCTCCAAAGAAGATCCCAGATCTTATTTTACTTCAAAAGGATACGAAACCATCCTGACTTACGAAGAAATGATTCTGCAAAAATAA
- a CDS encoding peptide MFS transporter, protein MGETQVKTAHPKGLWVLFGTEMWERFNFYGMRALLTLFLVNSLLMKEEEASLIYGGFLGLCYLTPMLGGFVADRFLGNRNCIILGGLLMAIGQLLLFTSGSVFEGNRAFATIIMYTALGVIVFGNGFFKPNISSMVGSLYPKQEKTKLDSAFTIFYMGINIGAFLGQSICPLLGDVKDAGGVRDIHAFRWGFLAASAAMFIGTILFYFLKNKYVVSPEGKPLGGLPSKNDASDFEEGEAQKADFSNKALLAAGIAFVTLGFFFHYVVGQNLIYTLIYSSGLSLAGLIISDTSLTKVERDRIIVIYIVSFFIIFFWAAFEQAGSSLTFIADNQTDRNFFGWQMPPSMVQIFNGLFVVLLAVPFSVLWDTLRAKGKEPISPVKLAVGLVVISVSFFMIATQVSYIGTSGLLLVKWLILLYFLNTCAELCLSPIGLSLVGKLSPKRFASLLYGVFFLSNASGYALGGTLGSILPATGDKFAKAKELGIDLQAVLDNKITPTAEQLALLEKHQISAHNHFFAGFEIHNLYEFFMVFVVLTGIAAIILFALTPFLKRMMHGVR, encoded by the coding sequence ATGGGAGAAACTCAGGTAAAAACAGCGCATCCAAAAGGACTTTGGGTATTATTCGGAACGGAGATGTGGGAGCGGTTCAACTTTTATGGAATGCGAGCTTTATTAACTTTATTTCTGGTAAATTCATTGTTGATGAAGGAAGAAGAGGCTTCTTTGATTTACGGAGGTTTTCTTGGACTTTGTTATTTAACACCAATGTTGGGAGGTTTTGTTGCCGATCGTTTCTTAGGAAATAGAAATTGTATCATCTTGGGAGGGTTGCTTATGGCAATCGGACAATTGTTGTTGTTTACCAGTGGAAGTGTTTTTGAAGGTAACAGAGCGTTTGCTACGATTATTATGTACACTGCATTAGGAGTTATCGTATTCGGTAACGGATTCTTCAAGCCAAACATTTCAAGTATGGTAGGAAGTTTGTATCCTAAACAGGAAAAGACAAAATTGGATAGTGCTTTTACTATTTTTTATATGGGTATTAATATTGGCGCTTTTTTAGGACAGTCTATTTGCCCTTTGTTAGGAGATGTTAAAGATGCCGGTGGAGTTAGAGATATTCACGCTTTTAGATGGGGATTCCTTGCTGCTTCTGCTGCAATGTTTATCGGAACAATTCTTTTTTACTTCCTGAAAAATAAATACGTGGTTTCTCCTGAAGGAAAACCATTAGGAGGTTTACCTTCTAAAAATGACGCCTCTGATTTTGAAGAAGGAGAAGCTCAGAAAGCTGATTTCTCAAATAAAGCTTTACTAGCTGCCGGAATCGCTTTTGTCACTTTAGGGTTCTTCTTCCATTATGTGGTTGGTCAGAACTTGATTTATACTTTGATTTATTCTAGTGGTTTGTCATTGGCGGGATTAATTATTTCGGATACTTCTTTGACTAAAGTAGAGAGAGACAGAATTATTGTAATTTACATCGTTTCTTTCTTTATTATTTTCTTCTGGGCAGCTTTTGAGCAGGCAGGTTCGTCATTGACTTTTATTGCAGACAACCAAACGGATAGAAATTTCTTCGGATGGCAAATGCCTCCGTCAATGGTTCAGATTTTTAACGGACTATTCGTAGTATTATTAGCAGTGCCGTTTAGCGTACTTTGGGATACTTTAAGAGCTAAAGGTAAAGAGCCAATTTCACCGGTAAAATTAGCCGTTGGTTTAGTGGTAATTTCGGTTAGTTTCTTCATGATCGCTACTCAGGTTTCTTATATCGGAACATCAGGGTTGTTATTGGTAAAATGGCTTATTTTATTATATTTCTTAAATACATGTGCTGAATTATGTTTGTCTCCAATTGGTTTGTCATTGGTAGGTAAACTTTCTCCAAAACGTTTTGCTTCGTTATTGTACGGAGTATTCTTCTTGTCAAATGCTTCAGGTTATGCTTTAGGAGGAACTTTAGGTTCAATCTTACCGGCAACCGGAGATAAATTTGCAAAAGCAAAAGAATTAGGAATTGACCTTCAGGCAGTTTTAGACAACAAGATTACACCAACAGCTGAACAATTGGCTCTGTTGGAAAAACATCAGATTAGTGCACATAACCACTTCTTTGCCGGATTCGAAATTCATAACTTATACGAATTCTTCATGGTATTTGTGGTCTTAACTGGTATTGCTGCAATTATTTTATTTGCTTTGACTCCATTTCTGAAAAGAATGATGCATGGTGTTAGATAA
- a CDS encoding peptide MFS transporter, which produces MWKKHPKALPFLFLSEMWERFGYYLMIGIFTLYLKDVKSGFAMTEKEASDLYGTFIALVFLTPFIGGLIADRYLGYRKSVILGGILMGIGYFLIGVHDLTMLYIAMTLIIVGNGFFKPNISTLLGSFYSKEEYKDKKDEGYNIFYMGINVGGFICNFFGAALQILLGWHWAFMAAGVGMFIGVIVFLLGTKHYVGHDQKKGVQEGDMPFYKIILFILLPSFVFGAIGWLIKGVASDANVNSSIFGSDSTDAFIFACIPIVLFYGSLYFKAKTEDKRSIGALLAIFGVVILFWAVFKLNGSALTTWADRYTDREVTGTSGKVIAKLKLAKEVEYKRDSTELYDDQFRLQKVNGVVKKEVNYPLYFRNVAPDKLPAEGAKVHLWATNLSQSINPAWVVILTPLIVAFFSFLRMRKKEPSTPTKIAFGLLISALSVLVMIAAVKIGNNGAEKVSAWWLVANYGIITIGELFLSPMGLSVVSKLSPVNITSLMMGGWFLSTSIGNKLSGVLASMWDTYDNKVNFFWVNFALLMFATILMFALVKQLNKVMKERGIN; this is translated from the coding sequence ATGTGGAAAAAACACCCAAAAGCATTGCCATTCCTGTTTCTGTCTGAAATGTGGGAACGTTTTGGTTATTATTTAATGATCGGAATTTTTACTTTATATCTGAAAGATGTAAAGAGCGGTTTTGCCATGACCGAGAAAGAGGCTTCTGATTTATACGGGACTTTTATTGCTTTGGTTTTTCTGACTCCGTTTATTGGCGGACTAATTGCCGATCGATATTTAGGATATAGAAAATCAGTCATTCTTGGCGGAATTTTAATGGGAATCGGTTACTTCTTAATTGGAGTGCATGATTTGACCATGCTTTATATCGCCATGACTTTGATAATTGTTGGGAATGGTTTTTTTAAACCCAATATTTCTACATTATTGGGCAGTTTTTATTCTAAAGAAGAGTATAAAGATAAAAAAGATGAAGGCTACAATATTTTCTATATGGGAATTAATGTTGGAGGTTTTATCTGTAATTTCTTTGGAGCTGCTTTGCAAATCCTTTTGGGATGGCATTGGGCTTTTATGGCTGCCGGTGTCGGAATGTTTATAGGTGTTATTGTGTTTTTGTTAGGTACGAAGCATTATGTGGGGCACGACCAGAAAAAAGGAGTACAGGAAGGTGATATGCCTTTTTATAAAATTATACTGTTTATTTTATTGCCCTCTTTTGTTTTTGGAGCAATTGGCTGGTTGATAAAAGGAGTAGCTTCAGATGCTAATGTGAATAGTTCTATATTTGGTTCAGACAGTACAGACGCTTTTATTTTTGCATGTATTCCAATAGTCCTCTTTTATGGATCACTTTATTTTAAAGCAAAAACAGAAGATAAGCGATCAATAGGAGCCTTATTGGCTATTTTTGGAGTAGTGATTTTATTTTGGGCAGTCTTTAAACTTAATGGCTCGGCACTTACTACCTGGGCAGACCGATATACTGACAGAGAAGTAACCGGAACATCCGGTAAGGTGATTGCTAAGCTTAAACTGGCAAAAGAAGTTGAGTATAAAAGGGACTCTACTGAACTATACGATGATCAGTTTCGTTTGCAAAAGGTAAATGGAGTGGTTAAGAAAGAAGTCAATTATCCTTTATATTTTAGAAATGTTGCTCCGGATAAATTACCGGCAGAAGGCGCTAAGGTTCATCTTTGGGCGACAAATTTAAGTCAGTCTATCAACCCGGCCTGGGTGGTTATATTAACTCCTTTGATCGTTGCATTCTTCTCTTTTTTACGAATGCGTAAAAAGGAACCTTCAACACCTACTAAGATTGCTTTCGGTTTGCTGATTTCGGCGCTGTCTGTTTTGGTTATGATAGCTGCTGTAAAAATTGGGAATAACGGAGCAGAGAAAGTCAGTGCCTGGTGGTTAGTCGCGAATTATGGTATCATAACAATTGGTGAATTGTTTTTGAGTCCCATGGGATTATCAGTAGTTTCCAAATTAAGTCCTGTTAATATCACTTCCTTAATGATGGGAGGCTGGTTCCTGTCGACTTCTATAGGAAATAAATTAAGTGGAGTTTTAGCCAGTATGTGGGATACTTACGATAATAAAGTCAACTTTTTTTGGGTAAATTTTGCGCTGTTAATGTTTGCGACAATATTGATGTTTGCTTTAGTAAAGCAACTTAACAAAGTGATGAAAGAGAGAGGAATTAATTAA
- a CDS encoding thioredoxin family protein, with product MTKKILILLFFLGSIFMQAQNLVWKTNMTDAIALSNEQKKPMLILFTASGVPENLQNEIFKTPDFAVWSRDNVILVKLDLSDSTADESDREQKLKLKSAFGVEDLPEVCFASASIRKNKTTFSALGKIAYKPGGAKAWIAESNAILHSSE from the coding sequence ATGACCAAAAAAATACTTATCCTACTGTTTTTTTTAGGTTCAATTTTTATGCAGGCGCAGAATTTAGTTTGGAAAACAAATATGACGGATGCTATTGCGCTTAGTAATGAACAGAAAAAACCAATGTTAATTTTATTCACTGCCTCAGGTGTACCGGAAAATCTTCAGAATGAAATTTTTAAAACTCCAGACTTTGCGGTTTGGTCCCGTGACAACGTTATTCTTGTAAAACTTGATTTGTCTGACAGTACAGCTGATGAAAGTGATAGAGAACAAAAGCTCAAATTGAAAAGTGCTTTTGGAGTGGAGGACTTGCCTGAAGTTTGTTTTGCAAGTGCTTCGATTAGAAAAAATAAAACCACATTTAGCGCTTTAGGAAAAATTGCGTATAAACCGGGTGGTGCAAAAGCCTGGATTGCGGAGTCAAATGCAATTTTGCATTCAAGTGAGTAG
- a CDS encoding hydroxymethylglutaryl-CoA reductase, degradative yields the protein MNNAVAGFSKLSKKEKINWIANTYFSSPEEALSIIRNYWNTDEKLQQLHDEFIENTITNLYIPLGVAPNFLINGKYTTIPMAIEESSVVAAASKAAKYWSTRGGFKATVMATEKIGQVHFTFNGDAEKLQSFFNQIKPTLFTDTQSITKNMQQRGGGILDIKLKDKRSLLENYFQLHATFETKDSMGANFINSCLEQFATTLKDEFQHSDLFSEDETLKVIMSILSNYVPNCIVRAEVSCPIEDLTEKHIPNPQEFAERFVQAVQIAEVEPFRAVTHNKGIMNGIDAVILATGNDFRAVEAGVHAYASKNGQYSSLSHAKIEDGIFTFWLEIPLALGTVGGLTSLHPLVKLCFDILEKPSAKELMEIVAVAGLAQNFAALRSLTTTGIQEGHMKMHLNNIINQFEATEEERHLIKTHFKKSAVSHSAVVEFIENLRKK from the coding sequence ATGAACAACGCCGTTGCCGGATTTTCGAAATTATCCAAAAAAGAAAAAATAAACTGGATTGCCAATACCTATTTTTCAAGCCCTGAAGAAGCCCTTTCTATTATAAGAAATTACTGGAATACAGACGAAAAGCTACAGCAATTGCACGATGAATTCATCGAAAACACCATTACAAACCTTTACATCCCGTTAGGAGTAGCGCCAAATTTCCTAATCAACGGAAAATATACCACAATTCCGATGGCAATTGAGGAAAGTTCGGTAGTAGCCGCAGCATCAAAAGCAGCAAAATATTGGTCGACCAGAGGCGGTTTTAAAGCAACGGTTATGGCTACCGAAAAAATAGGTCAGGTCCATTTTACCTTCAACGGAGATGCTGAAAAACTGCAATCTTTTTTCAACCAGATTAAACCTACATTATTTACTGACACACAAAGCATAACTAAAAATATGCAACAACGCGGTGGCGGAATTTTAGACATAAAACTAAAAGACAAAAGAAGTCTTCTGGAAAATTATTTTCAGCTTCACGCTACTTTTGAAACCAAAGACAGCATGGGAGCTAATTTCATCAACTCCTGTCTGGAGCAATTTGCTACTACATTAAAAGATGAATTTCAACATTCTGATCTGTTTTCGGAAGATGAGACTCTAAAAGTAATTATGAGTATTTTGTCTAATTATGTACCAAATTGTATTGTTAGAGCAGAAGTTTCCTGCCCTATCGAAGATTTAACAGAAAAACACATTCCGAATCCGCAGGAGTTTGCCGAGCGTTTTGTACAGGCGGTTCAAATCGCCGAAGTAGAACCCTTCAGAGCTGTTACTCACAATAAAGGAATTATGAACGGTATTGACGCTGTAATTCTGGCCACCGGAAATGATTTTAGAGCAGTCGAAGCCGGAGTTCACGCTTATGCTTCTAAAAACGGTCAATATTCAAGTTTATCTCATGCTAAAATTGAAGACGGAATTTTCACCTTCTGGCTTGAAATTCCCTTAGCACTGGGAACTGTAGGCGGATTGACTTCTTTGCATCCATTGGTAAAACTATGTTTTGATATTCTTGAAAAACCTTCTGCAAAAGAATTAATGGAAATCGTTGCAGTTGCCGGTCTCGCACAAAACTTTGCTGCCTTACGTTCCTTAACTACCACCGGAATCCAGGAGGGACACATGAAGATGCACCTGAACAATATTATCAATCAATTTGAAGCAACTGAAGAAGAACGTCATTTAATTAAAACTCATTTCAAGAAAAGTGCCGTATCACATAGCGCTGTGGTGGAGTTTATTGAAAATCTAAGAAAAAAGTAA